In Synergistaceae bacterium, the genomic stretch CGCAACGCGGTGCCCGATCACGCCGAAATTCAGGTGGACGTTCGCGTCATGGAGCCGGATCAGTTCGACGAAGTGGAGCAGAAAATGGCGCAAATCGTTGGCCGGACCCACGTGGAGGGGACTAAAACCACCTTCTCGCGCCGGATCGGAATCGACCCGATGCCCCGCACGCCGGGGAACGACCGCCTTTTTGCCCTTGTGGCCCGGGTCTCGAAAGAACTGGGCTTCGACGAGCCCTCCGCCGTCATCTCGGGAGGCGGGTCCGACTCCGCCTATTCCGTCGCCGCCGGCGTTCCCACCATCGACCAGATGGGCGTGAAGGGAGAGTGGAACCACTCCGACCGGGAATACGCCCTGGCGGACTCGCTTTTCGAACGGGCTAAACTGGCGATCGCCTGCGTTCTGGAGATCGACACCCTCTGATTTCAGATCTCTTCGATCAGGGCGGTGTAAAAGCGGCAGGCGGCCTCGATTTGGTCTGCCCTGCAGTTTTCGTCCCGCATGTGGGCCAGCCGGTAATCGCCCGGTCCGAAGCCGATCGTGGGGATGCCGAGGCGCACGGGGGTCACGGCGTTGGTGCTGAAATCCCAGAAGTCGTACCGGTCGGGTTCTTTTTCCCCCGCTTTGCCGAAAACGCGGTCGTAAGCTCTGTTGCAGGCCCGGGTCAGCTCGTGATCCGGGTCGATTTTCCAGGCCGTGTGCAGGGGCTCATAGTACAGCTCGGTTCCGGTCCAGGTGGCGTACTCCAGAGTTCCCAGCTCCCAGGAGGCTTTCTCTCCGGCGATCAGCCCGTCCATTTCCTTTTTGACGTCTTCTTCCGTCTCTCCGGGGATCATGCGCCGGTCGAGGTAAATGGAGCACTCCGAGGGAACCGCGTTCAGCGACGCGCTCACGCAGGAAATATTGGACAGCACCACCGTTCCGTGCCCGTGGGGGGTTTTCTCTCCGGCCCGGGAAAGGTGCTGATTGAGTTTTTCGACGCGCTGGATGATTTCGGCCATTTCGTACACCGCGTTGATTCCCTTCTCCGGAGCCGCTCCGTGGGCGGAAAGGCCGTGAGTGTGGATGCGGACCTGCGCCTTGCCCTTGTGTCCCAGGGCTATTCGGTTGTCGGATGGCTCGCAGATCACAACGAAATCCGGCTTCAGATGACGCTCCATGAACAGGTTTCGAAGGCTTTCCCCGTCGCAGTATTCCTCGCAGACCGACCCCACCACGTAAACGGTTTTTTCGGCGGAAAGGCCCGATCGCTTCGCGAAGCCTCCCGCGTAAACCGAGGCGGCCAGCGCCGACTTCATATCCACCGAGCCCCGCCCGTAAAGCCGCCCGTCCACGATGAGCCCGCTGAAGGGAGGAACCTGCCATTTTTCGGCGTCGCTGACCTCCACCGTGTCCATGTGAGAGTCGAAAAGCACCTTTTTGGGGCCGCTGCCGATTCGCCCGACCACGTTTCCCGTGCGGTCGAAGAAAACCTCGTCGTAGCCGAGTTCGACCATCTTTGTATGCACGGCCTCGGCCACGTCTCTCTCTTTTCCGGAAAAACTCTGCAGCCTCACCAGAGACTGCGCAAAAGGAACCAGACCGACCAGCTCGCTTCCGAATGAATCTGCCGCCACAGGAGTCACCTCACCTTATTTCATCAGCGTTAAGCGTTTTTTTGAAATAACCTGACTTAGTACACGATTAAGCCATTCCCCCGTTGAGCTCCCGAATCAGGGGGATGACCTCAAGCAAAGTTCCGCATTTTCGAAAAAAGAGTTTTTCCATATCGGGCGTGGAGGGCAGAAGGTCCGGAATCATGACGGAGCGCATTCCCGCGGAGCGAGCCGCCCGGATGCCGTTATACGAATCTTCCAGCACAAGACACTTTTCCGGCGGCACTCCCAGCTCTCCGGCCGCCAGAAGAAAAATATCCGGAGCCGGCTTGCCCGATTTAACCCGGTCGCCGCAGACAAAAACGTCAAAATCCGCGCCGGGAGTCGGGATCAGACCGGCGTTTTTGACGTAAAAAACGACAATATTCTCCTCTGTGGAGGAAGCCACAGCTCTTTTAATTTTCTTTTCCTTCAGAAAGGCCAGAAGTTCACGCAGCCCTTCCTTTACGGGGGTTCCGTTTTTTTCGATGCAGGACAAAGCCCAAGCGACGCGGTCCTTCCGCACCCGATCGAAGTCGAAGGAGGACCCCAGCTGCTTCTGCATCACTTTTTTCGTATTCGGCACGTCCAGCCCGATGTGCTTTTGAATCTGTTCCTCCGTGATGGTGAATCCGTGCAGCTCCCCCGCCTCGATCCAGGCGCGCATGTTGAGGGCTTCGGTGTCGAACATCAGCCCGTCCATGTCGAACAGCACCGCTTCCACCGGAACGCGTTTTATTTCCATTACGTCGCTGCCTTCGATGACCGGCGTCACTCCATCTTCACTCAATCGTCACTCAATCTTCCTTCACTCCATCGTCATTCCATGCCGGAGCCGGCTTTGCGTCGTCGGTCGGTGGAGCCGTTGGCGTAGTGGCGGGTGTATTTCTCGACCCTGTGGTCCCCGGAGGAGCTCCAGAAGGCGCAGGCGTTGCGGCCGTGGGCTTTAGCGCAATAAAGCGCCTCGTCCGCGTGCTTCAGGAGGGTCGCCGCGTCGTCGCCTCCATCGGGGCAGGCGCAGACCCCCATGGACATGGTGACGACAAACTGTCGATAGCCCAGCCAGATGGGTTTCTGGATCATCTGCATGGTGCGCTCCAGAATTCCGGAGAGGCTGCGCTCCTCGCTTTTGTGGAAAAACAGCAGCAGGGCAAATTCATCTCCTCCAAGACGGGCCACCAGGTCACTGCCTCTCATGCTTTTTTGCAGGCGGTTGGCGATTTCGATGAGCAGAAGGTCGCCGGCGTGGTGTCCCATGGTGTCGTTGACCTGCTTGAAGTTGTCCAGGTCCGCCATGATCACCACCAGGGTCATGCCGTCCCGTCGAACCAGCTCGATGCCCGTTTTGAGGCGCGCGTCGAAGAAAGAGCGGTTGGGAAGCTCCGTCAGGACGTCGTGGGTGGCCCGGTGGCTGTAAAACTCCTCCCGCTCCTTTCGCTCCTGAATGTCGGCCGTGACTCCGATAAGGCGCGACGGGCGGTGGGTGGTCGGGTTCACCACCATCATGCCCCGGGTCATGAACCAGCGGTAGTCGCCCTTTTCGTTTCGCAGACGGTGATCGATGGAAAACGAGTGGGGAATCCCTTCCCCTGAAAGGATGTGGCGGAACAGGGTTCGGGCCTCCACGTCCTCGGGATGGCAAAACTTTTCCCAGTCGGCGATGCTGGGGACGTTGTCCGGCTTCAGCCCCGTCAGTTCCTCCAGTCGCGGCGAATAATAGGGCGGATCCCCCGTTTCCAGGTTCACGTCCCAGATTCCGTCACGGCTGCACTGCACGGCCAGGTGCCAGCGCTCCTCCTCGCTGCTGAGGCGGCGCTCCGCCTCTCTGCGGATGCCGATCTCCTGACGCAGTTTTTCGGTGAGGTGTTCAAGGCTCGTCTGCCGCTTCTTCAGTTCTCCCAGTGTGGTGGCGAGCTGTTCCGTCATGGAGTTGAAGGAATCGGCGATCTCTCCCATGAAGTCCATCCGCTGGTCGAGATCTCCTTCCGCCACGCAGCGCGTCAGCCAGGCCATGTGGTTGAGGTGAGCCTGCAGGGACTTCAGCGCGCCCCCCACAAAGCCCCTCACGGAAATAGAGTAGGTGAAATCCCCCCGGCTGGCCTTCAAAAGCCCGTTGCGCACGTCGATCAGGACTTTTTCGATCTCCTGAGTCACGCGGCTGCGCTGAAGCACGGGAGGCGCGGAAGGGAGAGCGGGTTCCTGAAGCAGGGAGTACACGTACTCCAGAAGCGCCTGATACTCCTCCGGGGAGAAGGGGACTCCGGTTTTTTCGTCCGGCGCCGCCTCTGCCTTCTTCTCCGGGGACTCTATGGGCGTTTTCTCTTCGCGATATTTCCTGACTTTTCTCACGTTCACACGTGCTCCGGATTTTGGCTAATCCTGCGCCGTGTAGAGTTTTTCGGCACTGAAACGGCAGGTTCGGTCCCCTGTGCACCAGCAGTCGATTTCCTTGACGCTGTAAGGTTTCCCCGTAAAATTCTCAAGAATGCCGCAAATAAATCCCTCGTCGTAAACGCAAATTTCGTAGTCCATTTCGGGAAGGCCGGAGCAGTCCAGGTCCTCCTCCACGGTCAAAACCAGTTTTTCCGCGCCGCTGGATACGGACTCTATTCGCAGGACCCCGATTCGCAGGTCCCGAAGAACGAGTTGAAGTTTTTTGACGAATTCTCTGAAGTCGTCGGTTCCCTTGAGGAGGTGCTCGTAGACGGCCGTCCCCGCCATTTTGCCCGCCGCGTAAAAAATGCGATCCGCCTCTTCCGCTCCGTAGGTGGATTCGATGACGTCCCTCAGCGTAAACTGCATGAGACGATACACTTCAACCCTGGTCACATTCCCCAGGTTGGGCCGGCCTATCTCCAGATCTCCCAGGAGATCCCACGTAAATTTATATTTTCTTTCTTCCGTTTCTTTTTCCATAACAGCACCCTCCCGTCTTCCGCTGCAGGACGCTTTTTCGGTCCGTATCGCTTCGGAGCCGAAAAACCGAACTCCCCTGCACGGGTTCTTTCAATTATCATATCACGTGAAAGTCCTTGTTTCGCGGACTTCGCGGCAAAGACAAACGACGACGCCCCTTTACGAATCCTAAGATGTCAAAAAAGACCGACTTTTTTGTACTTTTTCTACCACTCTTCTTCTCTTTTTTTCCCGGAGTGTTTTCGATTTTTTGCGTGGGACTGGGAGCGGGAGGGCGCCGCTTTTTTCAGCAGACGCTCTTTTTCTTCCCGAAGAACGTTTTTGTGTCCCGCTCGTTCTTCCTGGTAGTACAGTTCGTCTCTCGCGTCGAGATACTCGTCGAAACGGGACCGGGCAAGGGTTCCTTCGTCCAGGGCGCGGCGCACCGCGCACCCTGGCTCACGGCCGTGAGTGCAGCTGGCAAAACGGCACTGCAAAGCCAGCTCTTCGATGTCGGTAAAGTCGTCCGGAGTTTCGTCAGAATTGTCCATTCCGGCCATTTGGAATTCCTCCGGCGACCCCGTGGAAAAACTTCTCCCGAAACAAAACATTTCCCTGAACCCCGCGAAAGCTCCCGATTCTCGCTGCTGAAAACCGCGACGAAAGGTTCATCTTCTCCGAAACCATCCTTATATCAGATTATCTCAAATTGAAATCAAATTCTGTATATAACTGAGACAGTATACCAAACAGGGAAGGAAAATGGCAATATTCCGTCCTCTGTATTTCACCCTCTGTATTTCCGGCCTTTGGCCTGGGGTATAATCGAGGTCAGGTCGAAGCGAGGGGGCGCAAAAACATCATGGATTTGACCGGTTTTCCGGGCGGCCAGGCGGCGGCGTTCTGTATCACCTATGCCGTGGGGTACGCGGGTTATCGCATTTTTAAATTTCTGCGGGTTCCCAATCCCGGTCTTCTGGGGTCGATGATGCTCACGGGAGTTCTCAGCGCCACGGGATATTATCCTGTTTTTCCGGTGGACGTGGTCTCCTTCGTGGCGAAAACCTCCACGGGAATCATGCTGGGACGGCAGATCGACCGTCAGACCATGCGAAAAATAAGGAGTATGCTGCGCCCTGTTCTCGTTCAGCTCGTGGGAATGCTGGCGATTTCCTTCCTCTGCGGCTGGACGCTGTACGCCACCTGCCGGTCTCATGGAATCTCCCTGTCCACCGCCATGATCAGCGGAACGGCGGGAGGAATTGCGGAGATGATGATCTTCGGGCTGTCCGTGAACGCGGACGTGGGGGTGGTGGCCTTCGTCCAGATCTTCCGGATCGTCCTTTTTCTGGCCCTGCTTCCCTGGATTGCGATTATCGCGGCCAAACTGGGCGTTCCCCGAAGCCCCGCCCTCGATTCGAAAATCGTCGCCGAAAGGCCGGAGACCTCTCTGAAGGTCCGGAAATTCTCCGGCAGGGACTGGGGGCTGCTTCTCCTCTGCGCCTTTGCGGGGGCGGGGGCCGCAAACGGGCTGGGCGTTCCCGCGGGAGCCATGCTGGGCGGGATGATCGCCTGCGGCCTGCTGGCGCTGAAGCTGGATAAAAAATACACCTGCGCCGTCCGGGTGAGAACCCTTACGCAAATCGGCCTGGGGCTGGCCCTGGGACACCAAATAGACGCCCGCATTCTGGATCAGCTGCGGATACTTCTGCTGCCCACTCTGCTGGTGACCCTGGTGATGCTGACGGGCTCCGTTCTGCTGGCCATCCTGCTCTACAGAACGTCGCACACGGGAGATCTTCTCACCTGTCTGCTCTGCACGGCGCCGGCGGGGCTCTCCCAGATCGCGATCTACTCCGAGGAGGTGGGGGCCGACTCCCTCACCGCCGCCCTGTTCCATTCGGTGCGCATGTTCGGAATCATCCTGTTTTATCCCTGGATCATCATGCCCCTTCTGTCCTGAAGGCGCCCTGAGAGCGGCCCCCCGGCGGCTTTGACGCGCCCGTTTTTCATATACTCAAACTCTGACCATATTTTCTAATCAGGAAAGTCTTTATATTTTTTGATAATAAATAAACTACCTGCCTGCATTTAGGGAAAATTGACCTCCCCGATGTTCTGACTGTGCGATATTGTAAGGCTGCTTTTTATGAAATGCTTTGGGCGGAGGTGCGCTTCGGGAAGTGCGGGGAGGAGTCAAGGTGTCGGCGCGACAAAAACTGAGTCTCACCATTGTCTTTCTGGTGTCGGTGATGAGTTTTTCCGCTTTGGGGTTCGGATGGTTTTTTGCGGAAGAATACGTTTTGCAGACCCTGGGAAAAGACATGGCGCTTCTCTGCGAAGTGGTGGACCGGCTGATTTCCTGCAGGGCCGATCTTTTTCTGGAGCAGCTGGACAGGGTTTCCAAAGCCCTCGACGCCGTTCAGGAGGTGGATATTTCTGCCGTCCTGCGCGAAAAAGGCCGTCAGCAGCCCTGCTGGCTGGCGATGTCGTATGTGGGAAGGGACGGGCGGGAGAGGTGCTCTGATCCTCCGGACTCCGCTTCCGGCGGGTATTTTGGGAGCAGAACCGTCCAACTGGCGCTCTGGGGGCAGAAAGCTTTTTCCACCCTGGAAAAGGACGCCTCCGGCAGGCTGGTCTTTCGAATCGCCGTTCCCGCCCGAGACGGCGCTCTGGTCGCCACCCTTCCCGCGGAGGTCTTCAGCGATCTCATTTCGCGTCTGACCGTCTGGGATACGGGACATATTTTCATAGTGGACAACAGCGGCACCCTCATTGCCAGCAGCCGGCCGAAGGCGATGGAGAATCAGCGGAACTTCTTCATCATGGCCCGAACCCGACCCGAATGGAAGGCCGCCGCCGAGCTTTTTTCAAAGATGGTTCAGGGGGCCAGAGGCGTGGGCCGGTACAAGTATCTGGACGGAGTCGACAGGCTCTTTGCCTACGCCCCTCTGGGCAATTTGATGGGCGGATGGTCCGTGGGGGTTTACTCCTCTCTGGTGGTGGGCCCGCTTCTGCTGATCCGGAGAGGATTTCTCACCGCCGCCGTGCTGTTGGTGGTGTTCGGTCTGCCTCTGGAACTCAGCGTGGCCAGGCTCATCGGGAGGGCCTTCGAACAGATACGGAGACAAAACATCCACCTCGCGGAGCTTCGGGAGGCGGCGGAAAACGCCTCCAGCGCCAAGACCGATTTTCTCTCCAACATGAGCCACGAAATGCGCACGCCTCTGAACGCCATTATCGGGTTGAGCGAACTGGCCATTGGCTCCGAAACCACCGCCTCGGAGAAAGACTCGTCTCTGCAGAAAATCTACCGCTCCGGACAGGTGCTGCTGGGTATCGTCAACGACATTCTGGACATTTCGAAGGTGGCATCCGGCAGGTTCGAGCTGAACCCCATCACCTACGACATTCCCAGTCTCATCAACGACTGCGTGATGCTGAACGTCATGCGCATCAGCAGCAAGCCCATCCGGTTTACTCTGGACCTCGACCGGCGCATGCCCCTGAATCTCTTTGGGGACGAGCTGAGAGTCCGGCAGATTTTCAGCAACCTCCTTTCCAACGCCTTCAAGTACACGGAGCGGGGCAGCGTGAAGTGGTCGCTTTCCTGCGAACGGGACGGAAAGGACGTGTGGATGACCGGCAGCGTGACGGACACCGGCATCGGCATTCGCCCGGAGGATATCGACAGAATTTTTCTCAATTACACCCAGCTGGACACGAAGCGCAACCGGAAAATCGAGGGAACCGGTCTGGGGCTCTCCATCGCAAAACATCTGGTGGAAATGATGGGAGGGTCGATCACTCTGAAAAGCGAGTATGGAAAGGGGACGACGTTTACGGTTCGACTCCGTCAGCAATTCGTCTCTGACACAATCATTGACGAGAACATTATAAACAGTCTTATGAGCTTCGATTATTTCGACACCCGACGCACCCGAAACTCGAATCTGAAACGGAGGCGTCTTCCTCACATTCGGGTTCTGGTTGTGGACGACGTCGAGACAAATCTCGACGTGGCCCGGGGGATGCTGAAGCCCTACGGGGTGCAGACGGACTGCCTCACCAGCGGCCGGCAGGCCATTGAGGCGATTCGCAGCGGAGAAGTTCACTACGACGTCATTTTCATGGATCACATGATGCCGGTCATGGACGGCATCGAGACGGTACGCCGCATTCGTGCCCTGAAAACGGAGTACGCCGCTTCTATTCCCATCATTGCCCTGACCGCCAACGCGATCCTCGGAAACGAACAGATGTTTCTCAGCAACGGCTTTCAGGCGTTTCTTTCAAAGCCCATCGACGTCATGTGTCTGGACAGGATCATCCGCCGGTGGGCGCCCCAAAAGCCCGAGGAGCTCGCGTCCCTCTCCGAAAAACCGGAGGCGGAATCGTCAGAGGAGGAACCGCCGGAAAACGAAAAAGGCGACGGGCCGGGGCTGTTCTCCGGGTGGAAGATCGAGGGGCTTGACATTGAAAAGGGGCTCGTTCGTTTCGGCGGAGACGAGGAGATCTGCCTCGACGTTTTTCGGGCCTGGGTCACGACCACGCCGCTTCTGCTGGAGCAGCTCCGCGATTATAACGCCTGGAACGACCCCACCCGCGACAGAGAGAAAGACTGGGGAAAACTGGAAGCCTACACCATTGCTGTTCACGGGCTCAAAGGCAGCTGTTACAGCATGGAGGCGATCCCTCTGGGGAAACAGGCGGAGGCGCTGGAGCGGGCGGGAAAGACCGGCGATCTCGAATTTATTCGCCGGCACAACAGCGAGTTTCTCGCCGCCGTGGAAAAGCTGGTGAAAGAACTGACCCTGAAAATCGAGGAAACGGACCGTTTGCGCCAGAAACCCAAAAAAGACAGACCCGACAAAGCCCTGCTGACCGAACTGCTGGAAGCCTGCGAAAGGTTCAGCATGGACGGCGTGGACGGTCTTGTGAGTCAGCTGGAAAGAGCGGAATACGAGTCCGGGTCGGATCTCGTCCTCTGGCTCAGACGGCAGGCCGACATGGCGGCCTTCGGTGAAATGCGGGAAAGGCTCGTCCAGGAACTTCAAACCTGGAAAATGGAGGAGCGCGGAGGCGGAGAAACTCCGGAAAACGACAGAAATAAAAATTGAAACAGAAATGAAACTGAAACAGGAGACAAACGATGAAAATCGAAGACGCGAAGCCGACGCGTGAAGAAACCTTCGGCTGCTGCATGAAGAAACGACGCAAAATTATCCTTGTGGACGACAACAGGGCGACGCTCCTTACCGCAAGAAATATGCTGAAAAATGTGTGCGAGGTTTACCCTTTGCCTTCCGCCGCGAAAATGTTTGAGCTTCTCGAAAATGTCATTCCGGACCTCATTCTTTTGGACGTCAACATGCCCGAAATGAACGGCTATGAAGCGATAAAACGATTGAAGAAGGACCCGCGCTGGAGTGCCGTTCCGGTCATTTTCCTCACGGCTCAGAACGACGACGACAGCGAGCTGGAGGGGTTGAGCCTCGGCGCGATCGACTACGTGTCCAAGCCCTTCTGCGCCCCTCTTCTGCTGCGGAGAATCGAAAATCACCTTCTGATCGCCTCCCAGCAGCGGGATTTAAAAAATTACAGCGACAATCTCGCAAGAATGGTTCAGCAGAAGACCCGGCAGGTTTTCACCCTGCAGAACGCGATTCTCGGGGCCGTGTCCGAGATGGTGGAAAGTCGGGATGTGGTGACCGGAGGACACGTTGCCCGCACGCAGCAGTATCTCGCCCTCATGGTGGACGAGATGATACGGGAAGGCCTTTACATGAACGAAACGGCCGACTGGAATCTGGATTTTCTTCTGCCCTCGGCGCAACTCCACGACGTGGGGAAAATCGCCATCAGCGACGCTATTTTGAATAAACCGGCCCGGCTGACACCGCAGGAATTTGAGGAGATGAAACGTCACACCACCATAGGCGTCAAAATGATCGAGAAAATCGAAAATCAAATTCACCAGGACGACTTTCTGCGCCACGCGAAGACCTTTGCCGGAACGCACCATGAAAAATGGAACGGTACCGGATACCCCATGGGGCTGAAAGGCTTGGACATCCCGCTGGAGGGACGTCTGCTGGCCATTGTCGACGTTTATGACGCGCTGATCTCCCTGCGTCCCTACAAGCCGCCCCGCAGTCCGGAGGAGGCCGGACGCATCATCGAAGAAGGCGACGGAACCCATTTCGACCCGGCGCTGTTGAATATCTTTCGTCGGGTCAAGCCTCAGATCGCTGATATCGCCCTGCAGGATTCCTCTGTTTTGTGATATCAATTTGCTTTCAATCGAGTGTTAATGAAGAAGCTAATGTTTGAATATCATTGCTTTTAGCTATTCTAACTTTAGGCCTTTTACTTCAAATTGGTGTGAATGAGGTTTTGGAGGTTTCGGATGTTTTGGAAGTCGCTGCTTTTTCACTGTTCTAATTTCAGGTTTTTGACTCCAACCTGGTATAAAATTGGCGTTATGCTTCCCGTTATGCTTTCGGAGAGACTTGATTCAACAATGGTAATTCAACAATGGAGGAAAGCAAATGTCTTTTTTTGTAATTGGAGCGATTGTTACGGCAGGAATTTTCTGCCTTTTGGGTCCCATTTCCGGAAAAGTGAAGAGCGTCGGCGAGTACGCCACGGCCGGGCGAAAGGCGAGGGCCGGTTCCGTCACGGGGGTGGTGATGGGGGCTTTGGTCAGCGGAGGGTCCACCGTCGGAACGGTGCAGATGGCCTATCAGACGGGAATCTCCGGCTGGTGGTTCACCCTGGGCAGCGGCCTGAGCTGTGCGATTCTCGCTCTGTGGTTCGCCCGTCCCGTACGGGCCTCCGGACTTTCCACCCTTCCGGAGTTCATTGAGAGGAGCTGCGGACGTCCCACGGCGCTGCTGACGCTGGCGGGGTCGGCGGCGGGGACGCTGCTGTCGGTGGCGGCGCAGTTTATGGCGGGACTGGCTCTTTTGTGTTCGGCGTTCCCGATTTCTCAGGAAGCGGGTATTTTCATCCTGGCCCTGGTGATTCTGTTCTTCATCTTC encodes the following:
- a CDS encoding YgeY family selenium metabolism-linked hydrolase, with protein sequence MAADSFGSELVGLVPFAQSLVRLQSFSGKERDVAEAVHTKMVELGYDEVFFDRTGNVVGRIGSGPKKVLFDSHMDTVEVSDAEKWQVPPFSGLIVDGRLYGRGSVDMKSALAASVYAGGFAKRSGLSAEKTVYVVGSVCEEYCDGESLRNLFMERHLKPDFVVICEPSDNRIALGHKGKAQVRIHTHGLSAHGAAPEKGINAVYEMAEIIQRVEKLNQHLSRAGEKTPHGHGTVVLSNISCVSASLNAVPSECSIYLDRRMIPGETEEDVKKEMDGLIAGEKASWELGTLEYATWTGTELYYEPLHTAWKIDPDHELTRACNRAYDRVFGKAGEKEPDRYDFWDFSTNAVTPVRLGIPTIGFGPGDYRLAHMRDENCRADQIEAACRFYTALIEEI
- a CDS encoding HAD family phosphatase is translated as MSEDGVTPVIEGSDVMEIKRVPVEAVLFDMDGLMFDTEALNMRAWIEAGELHGFTITEEQIQKHIGLDVPNTKKVMQKQLGSSFDFDRVRKDRVAWALSCIEKNGTPVKEGLRELLAFLKEKKIKRAVASSTEENIVVFYVKNAGLIPTPGADFDVFVCGDRVKSGKPAPDIFLLAAGELGVPPEKCLVLEDSYNGIRAARSAGMRSVMIPDLLPSTPDMEKLFFRKCGTLLEVIPLIRELNGGMA
- a CDS encoding diguanylate cyclase, with protein sequence MRKVRKYREEKTPIESPEKKAEAAPDEKTGVPFSPEEYQALLEYVYSLLQEPALPSAPPVLQRSRVTQEIEKVLIDVRNGLLKASRGDFTYSISVRGFVGGALKSLQAHLNHMAWLTRCVAEGDLDQRMDFMGEIADSFNSMTEQLATTLGELKKRQTSLEHLTEKLRQEIGIRREAERRLSSEEERWHLAVQCSRDGIWDVNLETGDPPYYSPRLEELTGLKPDNVPSIADWEKFCHPEDVEARTLFRHILSGEGIPHSFSIDHRLRNEKGDYRWFMTRGMMVVNPTTHRPSRLIGVTADIQERKEREEFYSHRATHDVLTELPNRSFFDARLKTGIELVRRDGMTLVVIMADLDNFKQVNDTMGHHAGDLLLIEIANRLQKSMRGSDLVARLGGDEFALLLFFHKSEERSLSGILERTMQMIQKPIWLGYRQFVVTMSMGVCACPDGGDDAATLLKHADEALYCAKAHGRNACAFWSSSGDHRVEKYTRHYANGSTDRRRKAGSGME
- a CDS encoding 4-vinyl reductase — its product is MEKETEERKYKFTWDLLGDLEIGRPNLGNVTRVEVYRLMQFTLRDVIESTYGAEEADRIFYAAGKMAGTAVYEHLLKGTDDFREFVKKLQLVLRDLRIGVLRIESVSSGAEKLVLTVEEDLDCSGLPEMDYEICVYDEGFICGILENFTGKPYSVKEIDCWCTGDRTCRFSAEKLYTAQD
- a CDS encoding AbrB family transcriptional regulator; protein product: MSPSVFPAFGLGYNRGQVEARGRKNIMDLTGFPGGQAAAFCITYAVGYAGYRIFKFLRVPNPGLLGSMMLTGVLSATGYYPVFPVDVVSFVAKTSTGIMLGRQIDRQTMRKIRSMLRPVLVQLVGMLAISFLCGWTLYATCRSHGISLSTAMISGTAGGIAEMMIFGLSVNADVGVVAFVQIFRIVLFLALLPWIAIIAAKLGVPRSPALDSKIVAERPETSLKVRKFSGRDWGLLLLCAFAGAGAANGLGVPAGAMLGGMIACGLLALKLDKKYTCAVRVRTLTQIGLGLALGHQIDARILDQLRILLLPTLLVTLVMLTGSVLLAILLYRTSHTGDLLTCLLCTAPAGLSQIAIYSEEVGADSLTAALFHSVRMFGIILFYPWIIMPLLS
- a CDS encoding response regulator — protein: MSARQKLSLTIVFLVSVMSFSALGFGWFFAEEYVLQTLGKDMALLCEVVDRLISCRADLFLEQLDRVSKALDAVQEVDISAVLREKGRQQPCWLAMSYVGRDGRERCSDPPDSASGGYFGSRTVQLALWGQKAFSTLEKDASGRLVFRIAVPARDGALVATLPAEVFSDLISRLTVWDTGHIFIVDNSGTLIASSRPKAMENQRNFFIMARTRPEWKAAAELFSKMVQGARGVGRYKYLDGVDRLFAYAPLGNLMGGWSVGVYSSLVVGPLLLIRRGFLTAAVLLVVFGLPLELSVARLIGRAFEQIRRQNIHLAELREAAENASSAKTDFLSNMSHEMRTPLNAIIGLSELAIGSETTASEKDSSLQKIYRSGQVLLGIVNDILDISKVASGRFELNPITYDIPSLINDCVMLNVMRISSKPIRFTLDLDRRMPLNLFGDELRVRQIFSNLLSNAFKYTERGSVKWSLSCERDGKDVWMTGSVTDTGIGIRPEDIDRIFLNYTQLDTKRNRKIEGTGLGLSIAKHLVEMMGGSITLKSEYGKGTTFTVRLRQQFVSDTIIDENIINSLMSFDYFDTRRTRNSNLKRRRLPHIRVLVVDDVETNLDVARGMLKPYGVQTDCLTSGRQAIEAIRSGEVHYDVIFMDHMMPVMDGIETVRRIRALKTEYAASIPIIALTANAILGNEQMFLSNGFQAFLSKPIDVMCLDRIIRRWAPQKPEELASLSEKPEAESSEEEPPENEKGDGPGLFSGWKIEGLDIEKGLVRFGGDEEICLDVFRAWVTTTPLLLEQLRDYNAWNDPTRDREKDWGKLEAYTIAVHGLKGSCYSMEAIPLGKQAEALERAGKTGDLEFIRRHNSEFLAAVEKLVKELTLKIEETDRLRQKPKKDRPDKALLTELLEACERFSMDGVDGLVSQLERAEYESGSDLVLWLRRQADMAAFGEMRERLVQELQTWKMEERGGGETPENDRNKN
- a CDS encoding response regulator — protein: MKIEDAKPTREETFGCCMKKRRKIILVDDNRATLLTARNMLKNVCEVYPLPSAAKMFELLENVIPDLILLDVNMPEMNGYEAIKRLKKDPRWSAVPVIFLTAQNDDDSELEGLSLGAIDYVSKPFCAPLLLRRIENHLLIASQQRDLKNYSDNLARMVQQKTRQVFTLQNAILGAVSEMVESRDVVTGGHVARTQQYLALMVDEMIREGLYMNETADWNLDFLLPSAQLHDVGKIAISDAILNKPARLTPQEFEEMKRHTTIGVKMIEKIENQIHQDDFLRHAKTFAGTHHEKWNGTGYPMGLKGLDIPLEGRLLAIVDVYDALISLRPYKPPRSPEEAGRIIEEGDGTHFDPALLNIFRRVKPQIADIALQDSSVL